In the Trichoderma atroviride chromosome 4, complete sequence genome, GCCTTCCGAGATGTTTTCGGGTGCAGGGGCTTTCGGAAGAAAACGGTAGCGATTCGCAATAACTGTGCCTTCTAGCTGATCGTAAAAATCTGCTACGACTTTGCTTATGCTGTCGTCCATGTCCGCTGGAAACATGACGTCTGCGACGATGTCAACGTTCCCTTCATATATCCAACCGAATGGGCCTTCGACTCCACGGTTTAAGTGGTCAATCTTCAGGCCGTCGATGCGTAATCTGTTGAACTTTTTCCATGATTTGGATTCTTCTAGTCCCATCATGACTCCTTGGTACCGACTTGAAACGGTACCATGAACCTGTCTGGGGTGAATCGTAAAGAGGGATCCGTCAAACGACCCAGACATGTGGCTAGCAGAGAGGAAATCGTAAAAGAGCCATTGTTTTCGTAGTCGTGGAAGCTCACACGAGTATATACTGACTGAGAAAGGGCGGAATCCATCGGGTTGGCGAACGGTAAGCAGAAGATCTTCCAATTTGAAAGACTCGATTTCGAAATCGCCTGGTTGGTGTTTGTGGCGATAAGAAAACGGATCAATCTGTACTTCTGGCCAGCGAACAGAAGTTCGGTCGATAACTCCTCTGACGCCGTTTACCTCTACATCCTTGAGAAGGCCCCTGCCATTCCACCAGTTGAGGAATGAAAGTGTGACATTAACATTTGCAATTGTTACGTCAAATTGCGTATAGTTGCCATCGTCCACAACATTACTATCGTCTTGTTGGATCTGGCgccctgcggcggcggcggcaacggcagcagcatcagatGAACCTTTGCTGACCGATGATTCGACTTGGCCGGGTCTTCTCGAAACAAATACGTTGCGGAATGCGATGACACCATTTCTCCATTTCGGAACTATAGCAGATTCAAAGACAACCGTAACGCCGGCTGACTGGGTTAAATAGTCTCCAATCCACTGCGCAAGTGTTTCTGATAGTATGTTAGCCATGCTGAGAAAACGTTGTTATGGGATCAAATAACCATCACTGTACCTTGTGCAAAAACAGTGTTGATCGAGAAGATAAGGATAGAGAAGAAAGTCGTTGTGCCCACAAGGATCCAGACAATATGGCCCAACATGAaccaagaaacaaaagcCCCCCATTCATCAATGTTCCAAGGTCGCATGCTTCTGATGGAGACCCATTTGAATCTGACTTTGAACCTCTCCCAAAATCCATTCGCAGCCGCCAaaagctcttctttggtAGGACGGTGAGGTAGCGCTGGCAAATTCAAATATTTAGACACTGATGTGGCTATTGACTCCTGCTCCTGGTCATTTGGGTCGATCC is a window encoding:
- a CDS encoding uncharacterized protein (BUSCO:EOG092D167J~TransMembrane:2 (o219-247i693-711o)), with product MSKGISSWLNVRRHLTCHYQTPPTWRSPHAAPLSNRSTQRASSQYAQISPISKLAPWKDVCLSPTPIGLGIRPFLHGSYRRFSPLSVLERHRMSLGVSQATARRFLQSDQHSNNGVNGRRNSKEDSKSELDGPKSTANPHESLGAASKNNIDPTRIDPNDQEQESIATSVSKYLNLPALPHRPTKEELLAAANGFWERFKVRFKWVSIRSMRPWNIDEWGAFVSWFMLGHIVWILVGTTTFFSILIFSINTVFAQETLAQWIGDYLTQSAGVTVVFESAIVPKWRNGVIAFRNVFVSRRPGQVESSVSKGSSDAAAVAAAAAGRQIQQDDSNVVDDGNYTQFDVTIANVNVTLSFLNWWNGRGLLKDVEVNGVRGVIDRTSVRWPEVQIDPFSYRHKHQPGDFEIESFKLEDLLLTVRQPDGFRPFSVSIYSCELPRLRKQWLFYDFLSASHMSGSFDGSLFTIHPRQVHGTVSSRYQGVMMGLEESKSWKKFNRLRIDGLKIDHLNRGVEGPFGWIYEGNVDIVADVMFPADMDDSISKVVADFYDQLEGTVIANRYRFLPKAPAPENISEGGRAASEKRSDKQTSESEEERRLLIMDLRIHLNDVKAAVPLFTPDLSYVNQALVRPIVAYINAKKTYIPISSRIIKPLADFDGSWTFFDCGLLDDASAETYEAFAKDVEDQQSRVRRFRKVGFWTLSLAIHALFMGMAGNVV